A DNA window from Molothrus ater isolate BHLD 08-10-18 breed brown headed cowbird chromosome 2, BPBGC_Mater_1.1, whole genome shotgun sequence contains the following coding sequences:
- the PDXK gene encoding pyridoxal kinase → MEPECRVLSIQSHVVRGYVGNKAATFPLQVLGFEVDTVNSVQFSNHTGYAHWKGQVLNSDELHELYEGLKLNKVNRYDYVLTGYTRDTSFLAMVVDIVQELKQQNSNLVYVCDPVMGDKWNGEGSMYVPEDLLPVYRDKVVPVADIITPNQFEAELLTGRKIYTEKDALEVMDMLHAMGPETVVITSSDLQAPLGNDYLIALGSHRKTKADGTRITQRIRVESPKVDAVFVGTGDLFAAMLLAWTHKHPNNLKVACEKTVSAMQHVLQRTIKSAKVQAGEGNKPNSAQLELRMVQSKKDIENPEIIVKATVL, encoded by the exons GTTTTGGGATTTGAAGTTGACACGGTGAACTCTGTCCAGTTTTCAAACCACACAG GCTATGCCCACTGGAAGGGTCAGGTGCTGAACTCAGATGAGCTGCACGAACTTTACGAAGGGCTGAAGCTGAACAAGGTCAACCGCTACGATTATGTGCTCACAG gGTACACAAGAGACACATCATTTCTGGCAATGGTGGTGGATATTGTCCAGGAGTTGAAGCAACAGAATTCTAACCTTGTGTATG tgtgtgATCCAGTGATGGGTGACAAGTGGAATGGAGAAGGCTCTATG tatGTGCCCGAGGATCTCCTGCCAGTCTACAGGGACAAAGTTGTACCTGTTGCAGATATAATCACTCCTAACCAGTTTGAAGCTGA gtTACTCACAGGCAGGAAGATTTACACAGAAAAAGATGCACTGGAG GTAATGGATATGCTCCATGCCATGGGACCAGAGACTGTGGTGATCACAAGCTCAGATCTACAGGCACCTCTAGGAAATGACTACCTGATTGCTCTGGGAAGCCACAGAAAAA CTAAAGCAGATGGTACCAGGATAACACAGAGAATTCGGGTGGAGTCTCCCAAAGTGGATGCTGTCTTTGTGGGAACAGGAGACTTGTTTGCTGCTATGCTTCTGGCATGGACACACAAGCACCCAAACAATTTGAAG GTGGCATGTGAAAAGACTGTGTCAGCCATGCAGCATGTTCTGCAAAGGACCATTAAGAGTGCAAAAG TgcaagctggagaaggaaacaaaccaaactCAGCCCAGCTGGAACTGAGAATGGTCCAAAGCAAAAAGGACATAGAAAACCCAGAGATCATAGTGAAAGCCACCGTGTTATAA